One part of the Mariniblastus fucicola genome encodes these proteins:
- a CDS encoding SpoVG family protein — MEITEVRIKLMESSEDRLRGFCSITFDSCFVVRDLKIIDGNSGPFVAMPSRKLTSNCSKCHTKNHMRANYCNQCGQKLRHARPQQGPDGRAKLYADIAHPINAKCREMIQNRVIEELEKEQQLSRSPGYRSRYDESYDSGPNVTADEIEKDNSGNDAANGRNESDSKPKTRTDAAHRDPPKPHAKPDRPTRPAGEEDDSDAPKGRDGDFGEGIFD, encoded by the coding sequence ATGGAAATTACCGAAGTCAGAATCAAGCTCATGGAGTCGTCAGAAGATCGACTGCGAGGGTTTTGCAGTATCACTTTTGATTCGTGCTTCGTCGTGCGCGACTTGAAAATCATCGACGGCAACTCCGGGCCTTTCGTCGCCATGCCCAGCCGCAAGTTGACTTCGAATTGCAGCAAGTGCCACACCAAGAACCACATGCGCGCGAACTATTGCAACCAATGCGGGCAGAAACTGCGACACGCGCGGCCGCAACAGGGGCCTGACGGGCGAGCCAAGCTCTACGCCGACATCGCGCATCCGATCAACGCCAAATGCCGGGAGATGATTCAGAATCGAGTCATTGAAGAGCTGGAGAAAGAACAGCAGCTGTCGAGATCGCCCGGCTATCGGTCTCGCTATGACGAATCTTACGACAGCGGCCCCAACGTTACCGCGGATGAAATTGAGAAGGATAACTCCGGGAACGATGCGGCCAACGGCAGAAACGAGTCCGATTCCAAGCCAAAAACTCGTACTGATGCTGCTCACAGGGATCCGCCAAAGCCTCACGCGAAACCGGATCGACCGACCCGTCCGGCCGG